A region of Streptomyces halobius DNA encodes the following proteins:
- a CDS encoding MFS transporter: MSETRASGRAGSAHVDDQPRPGRWLALSVLVLAVLLVGVDITVLGLATPFLSEDLRPSGTQLLWIGDIYSFVIAGLLVSMGSLGDRIGRKKLLLLGSVAFGAMSVLCAYATTPEMMIAARALLGVAGATLMPSTLALIRNLFHDPQERSLAVGIWGAMASAGTAVGPVLGGFLLGHFWWGSVFLINLPVMALLVAIGAKVIPESRNPDPGPWDIPSVLLSLVGIVGVIYAVKEASVHGFRWDIGLAGAVGVLTLIWFVRRQLTLDSPLLNMKLFHHRGFSGAVLADLLTILGLSGLVFFLSQFLQMVQLRSSLNAGLVELPAAVGAVAAGLSAGYVARRLSVRIVVAGGLAVVGLSLVGCTTLAAETSTAALTVILFVVGVGAGFSFTVTADVILSSVPKEEAGAASAVAETAYELGAALGIALLGSIVTGIYRGFAAPPGVSADAADAARESLGGAFETAAGLPAGQGTALMQAAQDSFVRGLDVASGVAAVILLGAAVAAWFLLRGQELEYSPEKAVAGREPETESKAV, from the coding sequence GGCCTCGCCACGCCCTTTCTGAGCGAGGATCTGCGCCCCTCGGGGACGCAGCTGTTGTGGATCGGTGACATCTACTCCTTCGTCATCGCCGGACTGCTGGTCTCCATGGGCAGCCTCGGCGACCGGATCGGCCGTAAGAAACTGCTGCTGCTCGGCTCCGTCGCGTTCGGCGCGATGTCGGTGCTGTGTGCCTACGCCACCACCCCGGAGATGATGATCGCCGCCCGCGCCCTGCTCGGTGTGGCCGGTGCGACGCTGATGCCGTCCACCCTCGCGCTGATCCGCAACCTCTTCCACGACCCCCAGGAGCGCAGCCTGGCCGTGGGCATCTGGGGCGCGATGGCGTCGGCCGGCACCGCCGTGGGGCCGGTCCTGGGCGGCTTTCTGCTGGGCCACTTCTGGTGGGGTTCGGTCTTTCTGATCAATCTGCCGGTGATGGCGCTGCTGGTGGCCATCGGCGCCAAGGTGATCCCGGAGTCCCGTAATCCGGATCCCGGTCCCTGGGACATCCCCAGCGTGCTGCTGTCCCTGGTGGGCATCGTCGGCGTCATCTACGCCGTCAAGGAGGCGTCGGTACACGGGTTTCGCTGGGACATCGGCCTGGCGGGTGCCGTCGGTGTGCTCACGCTGATCTGGTTCGTCCGCCGTCAGCTGACCCTGGACTCGCCGCTGCTGAACATGAAGCTCTTCCACCACCGGGGCTTCTCGGGGGCGGTGCTGGCCGATCTGCTGACCATCCTGGGCCTGTCCGGGCTGGTCTTCTTTCTCTCCCAGTTCCTCCAGATGGTGCAGCTGCGCTCGTCGCTGAACGCCGGGCTGGTCGAACTCCCGGCCGCGGTCGGCGCGGTGGCGGCGGGCCTGTCCGCCGGGTATGTCGCCCGGCGGCTGTCCGTACGGATCGTGGTGGCGGGCGGCCTCGCGGTGGTCGGGCTCTCGCTGGTCGGCTGTACGACCCTGGCCGCCGAAACCAGTACCGCCGCGCTGACCGTGATTCTCTTCGTCGTCGGTGTCGGCGCCGGTTTCTCGTTCACCGTCACCGCCGACGTCATCCTCTCCAGCGTCCCCAAGGAAGAGGCGGGCGCCGCCTCCGCGGTCGCCGAGACGGCCTACGAACTCGGCGCCGCGCTCGGCATCGCCCTGCTCGGCTCCATCGTCACCGGCATCTACCGCGGGTTCGCGGCACCGCCCGGCGTGTCCGCCGACGCCGCCGACGCCGCTCGCGAATCGCTGGGCGGCGCCTTCGAAACGGCCGCCGGACTCCCCGCCGGCCAGGGCACGGCGCTGATGCAGGCGGCTCAGGACTCCTTCGTCCGCGGGCTGGACGTCGCGTCCGGCGTGGCCGCGGTGATCCTGCTGGGCGCCGCGGTGGCCGCCTGGTTCCTGCTGCGCGGCCAGGAGCTGGAGTACAGCCCGGAGAAGGCGGTGGCCGGGCGCGAGCCGGAGACCGAGTCCAAGGCCGTCTAG